The Pseudomonas parafulva genome window below encodes:
- a CDS encoding sterol desaturase family protein has translation MFTSLLTFLVTLAAMEGVAYFAHKHVMHGFGWGWHRSHHEPRTGWFEKNDLYAVVFAVLAIVLIALGTGGWYPLQWIGAGMTAYGVLYFVAHDGLVHHRWPLRIVPRRGYAKRLYQAHLMHHAVKGREGCVSFGFLYAPPIARLREQLRARQGGPLKRPAADAATAPDRVVDRAASER, from the coding sequence ATGTTCACCAGCCTGCTGACCTTCCTGGTCACTCTGGCCGCCATGGAAGGCGTGGCGTACTTCGCGCACAAGCATGTGATGCATGGCTTCGGCTGGGGCTGGCACCGCTCGCACCACGAGCCGCGCACTGGCTGGTTCGAGAAGAACGACCTGTACGCGGTCGTGTTCGCCGTGCTGGCCATCGTGCTGATCGCCCTGGGCACAGGCGGGTGGTATCCGTTGCAGTGGATCGGCGCCGGCATGACCGCCTATGGCGTGCTGTACTTCGTCGCCCATGACGGCCTGGTGCACCACCGCTGGCCGCTGCGTATCGTCCCGCGGCGTGGCTACGCCAAGCGCCTGTATCAGGCTCACTTGATGCATCACGCCGTCAAAGGCCGCGAGGGCTGCGTGTCGTTCGGCTTTCTCTATGCCCCGCCTATCGCGCGACTGCGCGAGCAATTGCGGGCGCGTCAGGGCGGGCCGTTGAAGCGTCCCGCCGCGGACGCTGCCACAGCCCCGGATCGCGTGGTCGATCGCGCCGCCAGCGAGCGCTGA
- a CDS encoding phytoene desaturase: MTPGKSAVVIGAGIGGLALAIRLQSAGVRTTLLERRDKPGGRAYVYHDQGFTFDAGPTVITDPGALEALFTGAGRQMADYVDMLPVSPFYRLCWEDGTSLDYGNDQDDLERRIHALEPADVDGYRRFLAYSRQVLDAGYIKLGAVPFLSFRDMLQAGPQLARLQAWRSVYSKVAQYIRHPKLRQAFSFHALLVGGNPFATSSIYSLIHALEREWGVWFPRGGTGALVQGMARLFEDLGGTLALNAEVATLQTQGDRLTGVTTRDGRQFQADCVASNADVVHTYKDLLAGHPRGQQHGRQLAGKRFSNSLFVIHFGLKRAQPQLRHHTVCFGPRYRELIQEIFNGDTLADDFSLYLHAPCATDPSLAPPGCSAHYVLAPVPHLGNADIDWQVQGPRYRDRILDYLERHYIPGLREDLVTCRIFTPEDFRDTLGAHLGSAFSLEPVLTQSAWFRPHNRDAQLSNLYLVGAGTHPGAGVPGVVASAKATAQLMLEDLQR; the protein is encoded by the coding sequence ATGACCCCAGGCAAATCGGCAGTGGTAATTGGCGCAGGCATCGGCGGGCTGGCCCTGGCGATTCGCCTGCAAAGCGCCGGCGTGCGCACCACGCTGCTGGAGCGACGCGACAAGCCAGGTGGACGGGCTTACGTCTACCACGACCAAGGGTTCACCTTCGACGCCGGGCCCACCGTGATCACCGATCCGGGCGCCCTGGAAGCGCTGTTCACCGGCGCCGGACGGCAGATGGCCGACTACGTCGACATGCTGCCGGTCAGCCCGTTCTACCGATTGTGCTGGGAAGACGGCACCTCTTTGGATTATGGCAACGACCAGGACGACCTGGAGCGGCGTATCCATGCCCTGGAGCCGGCCGACGTGGACGGCTATCGACGCTTTCTCGCCTATTCCCGGCAGGTGCTCGACGCGGGCTACATCAAGCTTGGCGCGGTGCCGTTCCTGTCGTTTCGCGACATGCTCCAGGCCGGTCCGCAGTTGGCCCGCCTGCAGGCGTGGCGCAGCGTCTACAGCAAGGTGGCGCAGTACATTCGCCACCCCAAGCTGCGCCAGGCGTTTTCCTTCCACGCGCTGCTGGTGGGTGGCAACCCGTTCGCGACCTCGTCGATCTACAGCCTGATCCACGCCTTGGAACGTGAATGGGGCGTGTGGTTTCCCCGCGGCGGCACGGGCGCGCTGGTGCAAGGCATGGCGCGGCTGTTCGAGGACCTGGGCGGCACCCTGGCCCTCAATGCCGAGGTCGCGACCTTGCAGACCCAGGGCGACCGCCTCACCGGCGTTACCACCCGCGACGGCCGCCAGTTCCAGGCCGACTGCGTGGCCTCCAATGCCGACGTGGTGCACACCTACAAGGATCTGCTGGCCGGTCACCCTCGTGGCCAACAGCATGGCCGCCAATTGGCTGGCAAGCGCTTCAGCAATTCGCTGTTCGTCATCCACTTCGGCCTCAAGCGCGCGCAACCTCAGTTGCGTCACCACACCGTGTGCTTCGGTCCGCGCTACCGCGAGCTGATCCAGGAAATCTTCAACGGCGACACCTTGGCCGACGACTTCTCGTTGTACCTGCACGCGCCCTGCGCCACCGACCCAAGCCTGGCGCCGCCCGGCTGCTCGGCGCACTACGTGCTGGCGCCGGTGCCGCATCTGGGCAATGCCGACATCGATTGGCAGGTGCAAGGCCCGCGCTACCGCGATCGCATTCTCGACTATCTCGAACGTCACTACATCCCCGGCCTGCGCGAGGATTTGGTGACCTGTCGCATCTTCACCCCCGAAGACTTCCGCGACACCTTGGGCGCTCACCTGGGTTCGGCCTTCTCGCTGGAGCCGGTGCTCACCCAAAGCGCGTGGTTCCGTCCGCACAACCGCGATGCGCAGTTGAGCAACCTGTACCTGGTGGGCGCCGGCACGCACCCCGGTGCGGGCGTGCCCGGTGTGGTGGCGTCGGCCAAGGCGACGGCGCAGTTGATGCTCGAGGACCTGCAGCGATGA
- a CDS encoding phytoene/squalene synthase family protein has translation MNHDELLGHAERSIAVGSKSFATASRLFDPHTRRSAVLLYAWCRHCDDVIDGQEAGHGAVVIAVEEAQRRLAELRHQTDVALSAGELHDPAFAALRDVARRHGFDPHEPFDLLEGFDQDVRGQRYRSLDDLLGYCYHVAGVVGLMMARVMGVREAAVLDRACDLGLAMQLTNIARDIVEDAGVQRCYLPEEWLQARGIAPGQVAAPEQREALARIAGDLIAAAEPYYASAEAGLAALPWRSAWAVATAARVYRGIGLKVRARGRHAWDVRCSTGKAEKLLAVASGLWLALSARWRRDRPRDPGLWQRPRRDASTARPDAPAIARAVAR, from the coding sequence ATGAATCATGACGAGCTGCTAGGCCACGCCGAGCGCAGCATCGCCGTCGGTTCGAAGAGCTTCGCCACGGCCTCGCGCCTGTTCGACCCGCACACCCGGCGCAGTGCCGTGCTGCTGTATGCCTGGTGTCGGCATTGCGACGACGTCATCGACGGCCAGGAAGCCGGCCATGGCGCGGTGGTGATCGCGGTCGAGGAAGCCCAGCGGCGCCTGGCAGAGCTGCGCCACCAGACTGATGTCGCCTTGTCGGCCGGTGAATTGCACGACCCAGCCTTCGCCGCCTTGCGGGACGTGGCGCGGCGCCATGGCTTCGACCCGCACGAGCCCTTCGACCTGCTCGAAGGTTTCGATCAGGACGTGCGCGGCCAGCGCTACCGCAGCCTCGACGACCTGCTCGGCTACTGCTATCACGTGGCCGGGGTGGTGGGCCTGATGATGGCCCGGGTGATGGGCGTGCGCGAGGCTGCCGTGCTCGATCGCGCCTGCGACCTGGGCCTGGCCATGCAACTGACCAACATCGCCCGCGATATCGTCGAGGACGCCGGGGTGCAGCGCTGTTACCTGCCCGAAGAGTGGTTGCAGGCCCGGGGCATCGCCCCAGGTCAGGTCGCCGCGCCCGAGCAGCGCGAGGCGTTGGCGCGTATCGCCGGTGACTTGATCGCGGCAGCCGAACCTTACTACGCCAGCGCCGAAGCCGGGCTCGCCGCCCTGCCCTGGCGTTCGGCCTGGGCCGTGGCCACGGCGGCGCGGGTCTACCGCGGCATCGGCTTGAAGGTACGCGCCCGTGGCCGCCACGCCTGGGACGTGCGCTGCTCGACCGGCAAGGCGGAGAAACTGCTGGCGGTGGCCTCGGGCCTGTGGCTGGCGCTCAGCGCTCGCTGGCGGCGCGATCGACCACGCGATCCGGGGCTGTGGCAGCGTCCGCGGCGGGACGCTTCAACGGCCCGCCCTGACGCGCCCGCAATTGCTCGCGCAGTCGCGCGATAG